One genomic segment of uncultured Desulfobacter sp. includes these proteins:
- a CDS encoding GGDEF domain-containing protein, producing MSKTLYRFSHRLSTVLGLVFGSSLNRAHAQNKLARHIVALNGKTSSAEIINEVAECLKDILEYRLFAFVNKKNAGVDVWLDPRMYKTSIEDIIISDFQIKDTKDLTYLNILNYQAECLEKFSLDSLVHYEHKEENCYSRLYMMPSRPITALHDDVVRILLQGCTAALSRQIKIQQLKDAAAIDPLTGCYNRRAFDAQLKGHAAGAGRHGKSLSVFMFDLDHFKSLNDTYGHLGGDEVLKEVGRLVRRNIRAEDIFARYGGEEFIAILPETDKARAIELADRLRQKISALRIPFDNRTIRVTASFGVAQLEAGADILKLVEDADSMLYKAKFNGRNTVMPGLLKVHRDETSKSLIQAER from the coding sequence ATGAGTAAAACCCTTTATAGATTCAGCCACAGGTTATCAACTGTCCTCGGCCTGGTATTCGGATCTTCCCTGAACAGGGCCCATGCACAGAATAAATTGGCCCGTCATATTGTGGCTCTGAATGGAAAAACATCTTCTGCAGAAATTATAAATGAAGTGGCGGAGTGCCTGAAGGATATTCTTGAGTACAGGCTCTTTGCTTTTGTGAACAAAAAGAATGCCGGGGTGGATGTCTGGCTGGATCCCAGAATGTATAAAACTTCCATAGAAGATATTATCATAAGCGATTTCCAGATCAAGGACACCAAGGACCTGACATATCTTAATATTCTTAATTACCAGGCGGAGTGCCTGGAAAAATTCAGTCTGGATTCCTTGGTGCATTACGAACATAAAGAAGAAAATTGTTATTCACGGCTTTATATGATGCCCAGCAGGCCCATCACTGCGTTGCATGATGATGTGGTCCGCATTCTACTCCAGGGCTGTACCGCTGCCCTTTCAAGGCAGATTAAGATCCAGCAGCTCAAGGATGCCGCCGCCATTGATCCTTTGACCGGCTGCTATAACCGCAGGGCTTTTGACGCCCAGCTCAAAGGGCATGCGGCAGGTGCCGGCCGGCACGGAAAATCATTGTCTGTTTTCATGTTTGATCTGGATCATTTTAAATCATTAAATGATACTTACGGTCACTTAGGAGGCGATGAGGTATTAAAAGAGGTCGGCCGGCTGGTTCGCCGAAATATACGTGCAGAGGATATTTTTGCCAGGTACGGTGGTGAAGAATTTATCGCCATTCTGCCGGAAACTGATAAAGCCCGTGCAATTGAACTTGCAGACAGACTCAGACAAAAGATTTCCGCATTACGCATCCCCTTTGATAATCGTACCATACGGGTGACTGCCAGTTTTGGCGTGGCTCAGTTGGAGGCCGGTGCTGATATCTTAAAATTGGTTGAAGATGCTGATTCA
- a CDS encoding transposase: MAINVLPKTKTPKGEHAMRTRRVLYPETSEMYICELDQCPLCGEQLELSRYSSGHKIVQNLSSTVEVGYWPKQCDNPSCINYERKWRSAEWQQIAPMHCSYGFDVITTIGWQRQTSRCTFEDIHSDLAGRIIISESQVRHLYQERYLPLLASQERTRWDELEQVSQEFGLILSLDGLAPEGGEPQLWVVRELQTGVTLRSGWLSEQGQHAFENFLRPIVETDLTVRAVLSDKQRGLLPAVNEIFPEARHALCQLHYLKNVAEPAASADEIMKVKLRKTVRQNAGDIIRPEHVEQPGVLTVTGLLPSVVIENPAAEGKTEQHSVDQVEQERHSIVDALIRRVRYLLTLKGRPPFRMAGIEMYQGFRELCDCLEVFIAHIPDERLIRLQHGLSEALKCFTDDYDQLSEVADWLIHISTLLDPEENPYRMGDEVKNELVEYLDQLLEQNKDNPTLFIFASKICKTTGNYASGLFHTYDVPALPRTNNDRESEFRGLNQRLLRTTGQKGATKRMIQRSGAWELIPRPGSLEETISAFSSVDMDVFREERQRLRNHRSRFKLHTRSGKRVLTELEKLTERWLKLPQDNQKR; this comes from the coding sequence ATGGCAATAAATGTTTTGCCAAAAACAAAGACTCCCAAAGGAGAACATGCCATGAGAACACGCCGTGTATTATACCCCGAAACATCGGAAATGTACATTTGCGAATTAGATCAATGTCCGTTATGTGGCGAACAACTGGAGTTGAGTCGTTATTCAAGTGGACATAAAATTGTACAGAATCTGTCATCGACGGTGGAAGTCGGTTATTGGCCCAAGCAGTGCGACAACCCGAGCTGCATCAATTACGAGCGAAAGTGGCGGTCCGCCGAATGGCAGCAAATTGCTCCGATGCATTGCAGTTATGGTTTTGACGTCATTACAACGATCGGATGGCAACGACAGACCAGCAGATGTACTTTTGAAGATATTCACTCGGATTTAGCCGGCAGAATCATCATCAGTGAATCTCAGGTCCGTCATCTGTATCAGGAGCGTTACCTGCCGTTATTGGCTTCTCAAGAACGAACCCGGTGGGATGAATTAGAGCAAGTTTCACAAGAATTCGGTCTGATCCTGAGTCTGGACGGTCTGGCTCCTGAGGGAGGCGAGCCGCAATTGTGGGTTGTGCGTGAACTTCAAACAGGAGTGACGCTTCGCAGTGGTTGGCTCAGTGAACAGGGACAGCATGCCTTTGAAAATTTCCTGCGGCCGATCGTCGAAACCGACTTAACAGTCAGGGCAGTTCTCAGCGATAAACAGCGGGGCCTGCTGCCGGCGGTTAATGAAATTTTCCCTGAAGCCCGACACGCTTTATGCCAGTTGCATTACCTGAAAAATGTTGCTGAACCGGCAGCATCCGCTGATGAGATAATGAAAGTTAAACTCAGGAAAACGGTCCGACAAAATGCCGGGGACATCATCCGCCCGGAGCATGTGGAGCAACCAGGGGTATTGACGGTAACGGGTTTGCTGCCGTCAGTTGTCATTGAAAACCCTGCCGCCGAGGGGAAAACGGAACAACATTCAGTTGATCAGGTGGAACAGGAACGGCACTCCATTGTGGATGCACTGATACGCCGGGTGCGTTATCTGTTGACGTTAAAGGGGCGTCCACCATTCCGCATGGCAGGCATTGAAATGTATCAAGGTTTTAGGGAACTCTGTGATTGCCTGGAGGTATTCATCGCTCATATTCCCGATGAACGGCTGATTCGGTTACAGCACGGTCTGAGTGAAGCCCTCAAATGCTTTACGGATGACTATGATCAATTGAGTGAAGTTGCCGACTGGCTGATTCATATCTCGACATTGCTCGACCCAGAGGAAAACCCGTATCGAATGGGAGATGAAGTAAAAAACGAGCTGGTTGAGTACCTGGATCAGTTACTTGAGCAAAACAAGGATAATCCGACACTGTTCATCTTCGCAAGCAAGATCTGTAAAACTACTGGTAACTACGCCTCCGGCTTGTTTCATACTTACGATGTACCCGCTTTGCCGAGAACGAACAATGATCGGGAAAGTGAATTCCGCGGACTCAATCAGCGCCTGCTGCGAACAACAGGGCAAAAAGGAGCTACAAAGCGTATGATCCAGCGTTCCGGAGCGTGGGAATTGATTCCGCGCCCGGGAAGTCTTGAGGAAACGATCAGCGCATTCTCATCTGTTGATATGGATGTATTCCGTGAAGAACGGCAAAGACTTCGCAATCACCGTAGTCGTTTCAAACTCCATACCCGTTCCGGCAAAAGAGTTCTAACGGAGCTGGAAAAATTGACGGAACGCTGGCTTAAATTGCCACAAGATAATCAAAAAAGGTGA
- a CDS encoding response regulator translates to MPSSKKNKTTLIFPRYRKLSRKITGLLQIWAVLFIFFAVLTLFLPARVGKPLCLVFFILNGSFIILLLSWVKSINGLIKETGLILSNSKDLMWAIDSRLNVTVICGNPEHILGNNAQALLNKPLTSILPENARDRFNAHICDNQPFSIECLISNGKNSTRPVQILAEPIHGSGQDTFHGIIRDISDQKKLQTLEKKLNNSKKLNDLGRLAGSVAHDLNNILAGIATYPEILLLDDTLEPKVHKSLSIIKESGRDASAVVSDLLTISRGINEEFQVLNINTIIERFMAAREFKKIKALYRKVEIDMHLEPELLNMSGSYIHIEKSIMHLLINAFEENAAKVGRGNGTIVLSTANHYVDREKDGHTEQNLTPGEYVMLEVQDAGKGIPENCLNKIFDPFFTKKEMGKSGTGLGLTVVKNTVLNHRGKIFVTSDGNGTKFTLLFPALRPELSITNQPASIEEIKGNGETLLVVDDLASQCKIAETILKSLGYKVFSVANGIDAVDFIMQTPVDLLILDMVMAPSISGLETYRRIKKIRPDQKAIIASGHSESEDVLKALSLGAGTFIKKPYTILDVGIAVKEELDR, encoded by the coding sequence ATGCCGTCTTCTAAAAAAAATAAAACAACTCTGATTTTCCCCAGATACAGGAAATTATCACGTAAAATTACCGGACTCTTGCAGATCTGGGCTGTTCTGTTTATCTTTTTCGCTGTGTTGACTCTTTTTTTGCCTGCGCGGGTAGGCAAGCCTCTCTGTCTGGTTTTCTTCATACTCAATGGATCATTTATTATCCTTCTGCTTTCATGGGTTAAAAGCATTAACGGATTGATAAAAGAAACCGGATTGATCTTGTCTAATTCAAAGGATTTAATGTGGGCCATTGATTCCCGGCTGAACGTTACGGTCATTTGCGGAAACCCCGAGCATATATTAGGTAACAACGCCCAGGCACTTCTAAATAAACCGTTGACGTCCATTTTACCCGAAAATGCAAGGGATCGATTTAATGCACATATCTGTGACAACCAGCCCTTTTCCATAGAGTGCCTTATTTCCAACGGCAAAAATTCGACACGGCCAGTCCAGATCCTGGCCGAGCCTATCCATGGATCCGGGCAGGATACATTTCATGGCATCATACGGGACATCTCAGATCAAAAAAAACTGCAGACCCTTGAAAAAAAACTTAACAACTCAAAAAAATTAAATGATTTAGGACGCCTTGCCGGCAGTGTTGCCCATGATCTGAACAACATTCTGGCAGGCATTGCCACCTATCCTGAAATACTTCTTCTCGACGACACCCTGGAACCCAAGGTCCATAAGAGCCTTTCGATTATCAAAGAATCCGGACGGGACGCCTCTGCCGTGGTCAGTGATCTTTTAACCATTTCCAGGGGTATTAATGAGGAATTTCAGGTTCTGAATATCAATACGATTATCGAACGCTTCATGGCTGCGCGCGAGTTTAAAAAAATAAAGGCCCTTTACAGAAAGGTGGAGATTGACATGCACCTTGAACCCGAACTCTTAAACATGTCCGGTTCCTATATACATATTGAAAAAAGTATTATGCATCTTTTGATCAATGCATTTGAGGAGAATGCGGCAAAGGTAGGCCGCGGCAACGGCACAATCGTGCTTTCAACGGCCAACCATTATGTGGACAGAGAGAAAGACGGGCACACGGAACAAAATCTGACCCCTGGCGAATATGTGATGCTTGAAGTGCAGGATGCCGGCAAAGGGATACCAGAAAATTGCCTGAATAAAATTTTTGATCCCTTTTTCACCAAGAAGGAGATGGGCAAATCGGGCACCGGTCTTGGCCTGACCGTAGTAAAAAATACGGTTCTCAACCACCGGGGAAAAATATTTGTGACGTCTGATGGAAACGGAACAAAGTTCACACTGCTGTTTCCAGCCCTTCGCCCGGAACTGTCCATAACAAATCAACCCGCCTCCATCGAGGAAATCAAAGGAAACGGGGAAACACTTCTGGTCGTGGATGACCTGGCGAGTCAATGTAAAATAGCAGAAACCATTCTTAAAAGTTTAGGGTACAAGGTTTTTAGTGTTGCCAACGGGATTGATGCCGTTGATTTCATCATGCAGACTCCTGTGGACCTGCTGATTTTAGACATGGTCATGGCCCCGTCCATTTCCGGACTTGAAACATACAGACGGATCAAAAAAATCCGGCCGGACCAGAAAGCAATTATTGCAAGTGGACATTCGGAATCAGAAGATGTATTAAAAGCGTTGTCTCTGGGTGCAGGAACCTTTATTAAAAAGCCATACACCATATTGGATGTGGGCATTGCCGTAAAAGAGGAACTTGACAGATAA
- the panC gene encoding pantoate--beta-alanine ligase: protein MDILKTKAEMQTWSAAKKKQGKTISFVPTMGYLHKGHVSLLEIGKPLSDELVLSIFVNPTQFSPNEDLDAYPSNIQNDLNLAEQAGVTAVFLPDKNEMYGPDYQTHVSLDHLPQYLCGRSRPMHFGGVATVVTKLFNIVMPDVAIFGKKDFQQLAMIRQMVKDLDFNIRIIGGEIIREEDGLAMSSRNAYLTPEQRASAVCLSQAINLLKQKVAQGVRSVPDLVREAEAFIHSFDHTRIDYIELCHPGTLEPVDTVQAETLVALAVKVGKSRLIDNALISI, encoded by the coding sequence ATGGATATTTTAAAAACAAAAGCGGAGATGCAGACCTGGTCTGCTGCAAAAAAAAAACAGGGAAAGACCATCAGTTTCGTACCCACCATGGGATACCTCCACAAAGGGCATGTCTCACTGCTTGAAATAGGCAAACCCTTGAGTGATGAGCTGGTCCTAAGCATTTTTGTAAACCCAACCCAATTTAGCCCCAATGAAGATCTGGACGCCTATCCCAGCAATATCCAAAATGACCTTAACCTGGCTGAGCAGGCAGGGGTGACAGCGGTTTTCCTTCCGGATAAAAATGAAATGTACGGGCCTGACTACCAGACCCATGTCTCTTTAGACCATCTTCCCCAGTATCTGTGTGGCCGGTCTCGTCCTATGCACTTCGGGGGGGTGGCCACAGTGGTAACCAAACTGTTCAACATTGTCATGCCTGATGTGGCGATTTTCGGAAAAAAAGACTTCCAGCAGCTTGCCATGATCAGACAGATGGTCAAGGATCTGGATTTCAATATCCGAATCATCGGCGGGGAGATCATCAGGGAGGAAGACGGGTTGGCCATGAGCTCCAGAAATGCCTATCTTACGCCGGAACAGCGTGCTTCAGCCGTCTGTCTTTCCCAGGCCATAAACCTTTTAAAACAAAAGGTTGCCCAAGGCGTAAGGTCTGTTCCGGATCTTGTCAGGGAGGCGGAAGCCTTTATCCACTCATTTGACCACACCCGGATTGATTATATTGAACTGTGCCATCCCGGGACCCTTGAACCGGTGGACACTGTCCAGGCAGAAACCCTTGTGGCCCTAGCTGTAAAGGTGGGAAAGTCAAGACTGATTGACAATGCGCTAATTAGTATTTGA